Proteins encoded in a region of the Mucilaginibacter sabulilitoris genome:
- a CDS encoding gluconate 2-dehydrogenase subunit 3 family protein: MHRRIAIKNLALIIGGAALLPSCVHNSGKASVKLKNVDINADQEKLIGDMAETIIPKTNTPGAKDLQLHLFVLKMVDDCYTKKDQQDFMTGMGQFTDLVKKQYSRSFGECDQKQREQTLLSIEQDKDPKSTTYPAELKSFYGMVKGQTVNGYTTSKYFMTKQVVYELVPGRYNAFYPVRKKQAV, from the coding sequence ATGCACAGGCGTATCGCTATTAAAAATCTGGCATTAATTATTGGGGGGGCGGCATTATTGCCATCGTGTGTACATAATAGCGGCAAAGCCTCAGTTAAACTTAAAAATGTTGATATTAATGCCGATCAGGAAAAGCTGATTGGTGATATGGCCGAAACCATTATCCCTAAAACAAATACACCTGGTGCTAAGGATCTGCAGTTGCATCTATTTGTATTAAAAATGGTTGATGATTGTTATACCAAAAAAGATCAGCAGGATTTTATGACCGGTATGGGCCAGTTTACAGATCTTGTTAAAAAGCAATACAGTCGTTCATTTGGCGAGTGTGATCAAAAACAGCGCGAACAAACCCTTTTGAGTATTGAACAGGATAAAGACCCTAAAAGTACAACCTATCCTGCTGAATTGAAAAGTTTTTATGGTATGGTCAAAGGGCAAACGGTAAACGGCTATACCACCTCAAAATATTTTATGACTAAACAAGTGGTTTACGAATTGGTACCGGGCAGGTACAACGCGTTTTACCCGGTTAGGAAAAAGCAAGCAGTATAA
- a CDS encoding TIM barrel protein translates to MQTSRRSFLKTGAIALAGATLLPDNLLAGEKRLQRVGVQLYSVRDAMKADPKATLKKLADAGYNHVEHANYVDRKFYGYTAKDFKKLLTDLELKMPSGHTVMTAQHWDAAKNDFTDAWKYTVEDAATVGQKYVISPWLDESLRHDTDALKRFMEQFNKCGELCQKFAMKFGYHNHNFEISTKVGDITLYDFIIQNTDPKLVAQQMDIGNMFSTGGVALDFINKYPGRFESLHVKDEIKVAPRSDGDDTESTILGAGVLPVKEIVRAASRKGGTVLFIIEQEAYQGKDPVDCVKIDLQIMKKWGY, encoded by the coding sequence ATGCAAACCTCCCGCAGATCATTTTTAAAAACCGGCGCCATCGCACTGGCTGGCGCAACTTTGTTGCCAGATAATTTATTAGCCGGAGAAAAACGCCTGCAACGTGTTGGGGTACAGCTTTATAGCGTACGTGATGCCATGAAAGCCGATCCGAAGGCGACGCTTAAAAAGCTGGCAGATGCCGGTTATAACCATGTTGAACACGCCAACTACGTCGACCGTAAGTTTTACGGTTATACAGCTAAGGATTTTAAAAAGCTACTTACCGATCTGGAGTTGAAAATGCCAAGCGGCCATACTGTGATGACAGCCCAGCATTGGGACGCCGCTAAAAATGATTTTACCGACGCCTGGAAATACACCGTTGAGGACGCCGCTACAGTTGGCCAAAAATATGTGATCAGTCCCTGGCTTGATGAAAGCCTGCGCCATGATACCGATGCTTTAAAGCGTTTTATGGAGCAGTTTAATAAATGCGGTGAACTGTGCCAAAAATTCGCGATGAAATTTGGGTACCATAACCATAATTTTGAGATCAGTACCAAAGTAGGGGATATTACTTTGTACGATTTTATCATCCAAAATACCGACCCTAAGCTGGTTGCACAGCAAATGGATATTGGCAATATGTTCAGTACCGGCGGGGTAGCGCTTGATTTTATTAATAAATATCCGGGACGTTTTGAATCGTTGCACGTAAAGGACGAAATTAAGGTGGCTCCAAGAAGCGATGGCGATGATACCGAAAGTACCATATTGGGTGCAGGTGTGTTGCCGGTTAAGGAAATTGTACGTGCAGCCAGTAGAAAAGGTGGTACCGTGCTGTTTATTATTGAGCAGGAAGCCTATCAGGGTAAAGACCCGGTTGATTGTGTAAAAATTGATTTACAAATCATGAAAAAATGGGGTTATTAA
- a CDS encoding GMC family oxidoreductase, which yields MANLNIDSVKDRTFDAIVIGSGMSGGWAAKELTGKGLKTLMLERGRDVKHIKDYPTTNMYPWEFEHRGEMPMAVQEANPIVNRCYAFHEDAAHFFVKDKEHPYVQDKPFDWIRGYQVGGKSLLWARQTQRWSDFDFEGPARDGFAVDWPIRYKDIAPWYSYVEKFAGISGNKDGLAELPDGEFLPAFPLNSVEQYFSKHVKSKYSNRHVISARCAHLSKPNQIHLDQGRAQCQERILCQRGCPFGGYFSANSSTIPWALKSGNLTLRPFSVVHSIIYDDKLGKATGVRVVDTNTKETIDYFARIIFVNAAAMNTNLVLLNSTSHRFPNGLGNDSGVLGKYVAFHNYSAHMSAEYDGFKEWTTDGRNPAGGGYIPRFRNVFKQETDFLRGYASGFSAYRRRQRGWDGIGSSLKDNLVNDDLGPWSVGSHMMGETIPKEASYVALDAKLKDDWGVPLLKISMDYDDNDEKMKKDYIEQLTEMFTSAGFTNIQASSDHRAPGLDIHEMGGARMGHDPKTSVLNKWNQVHAVNNVFVTDGACMTSTSCQNPSLTYMALTARAADYAVSEMKKGNI from the coding sequence ATGGCTAATTTAAATATTGATAGCGTTAAGGACCGTACTTTTGATGCTATAGTAATTGGTTCGGGGATGAGTGGTGGCTGGGCTGCTAAAGAACTTACCGGAAAAGGGCTCAAAACTCTGATGCTGGAGCGTGGGCGCGATGTAAAGCATATTAAGGATTACCCTACAACTAATATGTACCCCTGGGAGTTTGAGCACCGCGGCGAAATGCCGATGGCTGTTCAGGAAGCTAATCCTATAGTGAATCGTTGCTATGCCTTTCATGAAGATGCTGCCCACTTTTTTGTGAAAGATAAAGAGCACCCTTATGTTCAGGATAAGCCGTTTGACTGGATCCGCGGCTATCAGGTAGGGGGTAAATCATTATTATGGGCCAGGCAAACACAGCGCTGGAGCGATTTTGATTTTGAAGGTCCCGCCCGAGATGGCTTTGCGGTCGACTGGCCAATCCGTTATAAAGACATAGCGCCATGGTACAGTTATGTTGAAAAATTTGCGGGTATATCAGGCAATAAAGATGGTCTTGCCGAACTGCCCGATGGGGAGTTCTTACCAGCGTTTCCACTTAACAGTGTTGAGCAATACTTCAGCAAGCATGTTAAAAGTAAATACAGCAACCGTCACGTAATCAGTGCACGGTGTGCGCATTTATCAAAGCCAAACCAGATTCATCTGGATCAGGGCAGGGCGCAGTGCCAGGAGCGCATTCTTTGCCAGCGTGGCTGCCCGTTTGGCGGCTACTTCAGTGCCAACTCGTCAACCATACCCTGGGCATTAAAATCGGGCAATTTAACTCTGCGCCCGTTTTCTGTGGTGCACTCTATTATTTACGACGATAAATTGGGTAAGGCAACCGGCGTTCGTGTTGTTGATACCAATACCAAAGAAACCATTGATTATTTCGCCCGCATCATTTTTGTAAATGCGGCCGCCATGAATACTAACCTTGTATTGTTAAACTCTACATCGCACCGTTTCCCTAATGGATTAGGGAATGATAGCGGTGTATTGGGCAAATATGTGGCCTTTCATAATTATTCGGCACATATGAGTGCCGAGTACGATGGTTTTAAAGAGTGGACAACCGATGGTCGCAATCCGGCCGGCGGCGGTTACATCCCGCGTTTCAGGAACGTATTCAAACAAGAAACCGACTTTTTACGCGGTTACGCATCTGGCTTCAGTGCTTACAGGCGCAGGCAGCGCGGCTGGGATGGCATAGGCAGCAGCCTTAAAGATAACCTGGTAAATGATGACCTGGGTCCATGGTCGGTAGGCTCCCACATGATGGGGGAAACCATACCTAAAGAAGCCAGCTACGTGGCGCTTGATGCCAAGTTAAAGGATGACTGGGGCGTGCCGTTGTTAAAGATCTCGATGGATTATGATGACAACGATGAGAAGATGAAAAAGGATTACATTGAGCAGTTAACAGAAATGTTTACCAGCGCCGGCTTTACCAATATTCAGGCGAGCAGCGATCATAGGGCGCCCGGTTTGGACATACATGAAATGGGTGGCGCGCGTATGGGGCATGATCCTAAAACATCTGTGCTTAATAAATGGAACCAGGTGCATGCTGTTAATAATGTATTTGTAACCGATGGTGCCTGCATGACCTCAACCTCGTGTCAGAACCCATCGCTAACCTATATGGCCCTGACCGCCCGCGCGGCCGACTATGCGGTTAGTGAAATGAAAAAAGGGAATATA